The nucleotide window CACTTTAAAAGGTCATGTGTGAGTGTATTACTAGTTTGTTTTAGAATAAAACGTGAAAATACCTTCTGCTTATAACCCAAGATCTTATTTAAGGAGTTTAACCAAAACATTGTATGATACAACCAAAAGTGCAAAAATGTTAACTTGCTTCCGGGTTTTTCCTACAAAAATAAATCAATCTTGCGGCActgtatgtttttttgtttgtttgtttcaaaTTAAGCATACAGACGTTAGTTCTTAACTTCTGTGTCTAATATTGGCTTTATCCTCATTTATGCAAATTGGATTGATTAAAAatcttttctgttttcatttttgttCACACCTCTATTTCTATGTACACAGAACACTCAAACTATGTTTTCAATCTATTAGTATACAGATTGAGATGTGGTTATTTCTTTAGCAGTTACTTTATCAAGCAGATTGATAATAAATTTCTTTGTAGAtcttgtattttttttcttgtgtcAAGCTTTTTATCACCttattttttattgcttatACTTGTCACACTCCATGAatcacacactctctctctcttataaGTCTGTCACACTTCTCGTTGTATCTGTGTCACCAACTCACCTTTTACTCTCTCCCACCCACTTTGTTTTAGGAGCTGACAATAGTTCTGGATCAGTTGGAGGTAAAGCAGAAGACACTTTACACACTTCTTCAGGATATAGTTGGAGACTTGAAATCCAAACGAGCTAAGCTGGATCGCAGTGCCACCTTAAGGAGAGAGAGGGAACTGTATGTCTACTTCCATTTGGACCCTAGGCTGCTCAGCAAAGCAGTAAAAGATATGGAAGCTCGAGCAGCAGTTATGTAGAATTGCAACTTAAACAGATCCGCTTTATCTGTTAACATGTCCATGGTGTAAAAAAGCTGACATTATATGCATAATGTAACACATGTTTTGCAAACTTGTATATGGCCTAATGTTACTTCTGTGCTGTGATTCTCCTGTCACcttaaagtaattttaagtgTTAAATATacagtttaaatatatttaacatCTACTAATTTCAATTTATTTGCATTAGTGTCACACCGTGTATAAATTTGTTCTTGTACTGTTAATAAACATTATTTGTAGTCTCTTTCTGATGTCATGTTTTTTGTGTAACTTTGAATTTAAAGTTTCAGTGCTGTTTGGTTCTTTGCTCAAGTTGTTATTATGTTGTCTCACCAATGCTGTTCCTTGATAGTGTTGATAGGTTTAGGACTGGAATGATTGCGCTCCACATTATATgctcatagtttttttttaattgaagtGTTGCTTGGGTCCCATTTGCTCGTTTCATCCAGAGCCTCTTCTAAAATCATACTGTTACTTTGCATATCTTCCCAGATTAAGACAGACAAGGAGAACAGGGTTAGATGGATAGCTACCTCTGTAGCAGTCTGAATGCAGCCCCACTCTCTGCAGCTGGGCAGATCGTCCTAGCAGCCCTTCACCTCCAGAATCCCCAAAGATGTGACCGAAGCAGAGCTAGTGAGTTAGACAGAAGAttataatgacattttttgGACAATGTTCAAGATGTATTTATTGGTTTGTCAATAATGCTAAAAACTGAGTAGGGGTTCCAACTTTTGTGGTAGAATTGATAAAGGAGAAAGACAGTAAATAGGACAATTTGACATAACTCTATAATTTAGCATGTGCTTTTGTTATTGTGGATTGTTGTAGAGCTGAAAGAGAGTATTGTTTTGAATTACAGTCGCATATGGTATAGGCTTCAGAATGTTTCGGGCCATAAATGACAGGAATCAAGAGCTGTTCAGAAGGGAAAACAAGTGAGTAATATCTGGAATCACTAAATGTACAGTTCTTCAAATATTTGCATTTCTATTAATAAAATGAATACGATAAACTAATTGCTATATACAATACACTATTTAGATGAGTAGACATTTTTTATCCAATGCTTAATAAAATTATGATATTAATCCTAGTATGTTTATTCtctattaaacattttaatttaaaccaGGTCTTGTTCTACCATGCCCTTCTCCCAAACATACAGACCAGAGAGTTCTCAACTTGACCCTATAATTGAAAGACAGAACCAGTATCTTTGCACCCCTTCCCAAGAGCCAAATTTGAGCAAGTGAGTTTTGGTTTTAAGGTCACATTGTTTGGTGTGTGAAACATTGATGAGCTAAAGTTTCCCTTAGTTATTATCAGAGATGTCTCATTCTTGTCATCTTTATGTCTTGGATTTAGAGAATTAAATTTGAATGGATTGGCACCGATAAATTCAAGGCATAATGAGCTGAGAGCAGTAACTGTTAATGAGAAGATTGCAGATGATATCCTTAAACCCAGTACCCAGTCTGTGGAGCCAGTGACACAGGAAAAGATTTTACCTGCATGTGGATTCATTAGTAAGGAAATCCCCCAGGTTAAATCGGCTGTGACCGAACCACAGAGTATGACCTTCAGTAAGGGATGGATTGAATCACCGCGTCTGGCTGAAAAGATCCCAGTAGGCTATAATCTACTTGAAGTTCATCCTGTAAAAAAGTCTAGCTGTGGATGGCCTACATTACCCACAACCATCTGCGGCATCAATACAACATCAAGAGAAAGGGGCACGTGTTATGTAAATACTGCTGACACGCAGGGTAGGAATGAAAAGAGGGACTCGTTTTGGAATAATCGGTCAGATTCAGGAGGGGATGGTTTCGTGAATGAGGGCTTGATTGAGAAGGCTAACATTGATTCATTTTGTGAGATCATCTCAAAAGAGGCCAAACGTGACCACCAAGCTGTACTTGTACAAACACTGCCCAGTCTTCTGTCAAATGCAGAGAAATCCAAGTTGCACAGTCTGGAGAccagcccttgctcacaaaataTTAGAAACTGTGAATTGTCTGTTCCATTGGAAAGCTTTTCATATGTCCAAAGATGTGGGAACATCACTGCCCTTGAATGTGACCAGGACACATTTGTTAAGTCGGATGAATCAGTTTCTTACTTATTGAGACCGAAAGAAGACTGTGGATCTGACAGGAGAGAGATTACCACGGGTACAACTAGTAAGTGCAGTGCTTAATGTGCAAACCTACTTTATTTTATGTCATTCTGTGTATCCACTCTTGATCAAATAATCATAAGagtaaatgagactttgtgTCTCAGTACAACAAACAGGGCTTGGTCAGACTTGTTTTCACACATGCTTTTGTTATTGTATATGCAGATTTTCCCCAGCCTGACGGGAGTGTATTCCAGCTGAAGGTTGGAGAGAGAATCAGTGCGATTGAACCTGCATCGCCCACCATCACTGAAGGAATGCAGCACTCCACTCCATCCTTAATACAGGTAGTGTATATGAAGATATGCATTGGCTCTTAAACGGGAAACTAAGAAGATTCTTTAGTTTCATTCTCATTTTGATTCGGCATTGACCTCTTTAGTCCTTACTTTCGTGTCATGTTTATTGTCAAGCATGGTAGATCTCTGTGTAACCTTTTGCAAGCTACAATGAACTTCTCCCCCCAGGGTTGgtctgtggtgtattttgaaaaacaaaagGCTTGAAAACCTGGTAGTACTAATGAATAATGGAAATGACTtgctgcagatgtctgttataTAAAGAAGCACAGGGGTCATTTAGAGTTTGGGAAATGCAGCATCAGTCACACTGaatatgtctttatttgttAATACAGCACTGATTTACGTTGTTAAGACTAATAAAATAGAAATTTCACATTTCTGAATATGCTAAAGGCATGCCTGCATTTGTTTTCTTAACAGATACATCCTGGAAAGGTGAACTCAAGCTTAAAGCATTCTTTGAAATGCGAACCATCTCACATGAAACTCTCACATGAAGCACCTAAGATCACTTCATCGCCTGAGAACTTGATTTGTACTGCCACCTCCACTAGCTCTAAAGTACAGCAGGCTACAGTTAAAAAAGGGCCAAAGCGACTCTTAAAACAACCAAATGCTCCACAGTGTGATGTCAAGAGACTGAGACATCCCTTCAGATCACAGAAAGAATCAAGTGAAGGATTGAATGAATCAAACCATTCTGAAGCCTCCAAGCCTTCAGAACGAAGTCACACAGGATCTCCACCAGTCATTCCATTGCTTTCAGAAATGGACAGAAAAGAGGAGATGACCACAGCAACCTCTAAAGGGTCCTTTAATTTCGCCTCCGATCCCAGGGTGTGTGACACAGGCCGTCTCTCACAGGAAGAGAGAAAATGTATGTTAGAGGAGGCAGGAAGAGCTAAAGCAGTAGTTGTAACCATGGTGTACCAGGATGGCACCATACAACTCGACCCAGAGCAGGTGTGTTTCGCAGAGTTAGATTTTTCTGATCTTCTGTCCCAATATACTGTAAAACTCAAATTGAAGCATAACATTGCACATGGGCATACTAACTATTACACTCTGGTATATAATTGACCCTTCAGGTATCACATAAATACAAACTGAAAATGTACCTCCATTTCTTAGCCTAGTTACATACAGAGCatgacttttttttttatatggtaCGTGATATGTGAGGATGCTATTTCAAATAAAGATTAAGATTCGTACATTTAGATATTATAAATAGATTACACATTGCAAAGCAGTTTAATTTGTTTTCTCATATATGCTTTTCATTAAGAGGTCATGTCCTGCCGTGTGTGGCCTACTGGTTCTGCTTAAGAGGGATTTGGACTCGGAGGGGCTGGAGGACAGACCACAAGAGAGAGTGCTGTACCTCAGACTAGAGCAGAAACCAGCCTGGGCCCAACAAGAACTTAAACACAAGCAGGATGCCTTTACCAGGTgagagtatgtgtgtgtgtgcttctgGTGGAGGGAGTGCAACCCCCCGAAACTGATAGGTATTGGTTCGTCTGGTCTTTTGACAACCATCTTGTCACTGCTTTTGTATGACAGACGATATGAGGCATTGATTTATCTACAAAGAGATGCTGTTACAGTGCTTGTTTGGGTATAtctatgtatgtgtgtttacaGAGAAATGATGCTGCAGATGTTATGTGGCACAAAGCCATTTGTGTGCTTTAAAGCCAAAGACCTGTTTCGCACAGCGCTGAAACATTTTAGCAGAGACTTGAGCTGGGAGCAAGGTGACAAACACAAGCAGATGACAAATGCCTGACTGTTACAAAgatgataaatgttttatataaatgttttgaagTCTGGGATGGTGGCATtgtttgtaatatttttgtGCTGGTTTTGTGCAGTATTGGGGTGTGAGGTAATGGATCCTCAGATTGCTGCATGGTTGTTAGATCCTGCAGACTCTGCATCCTGCTTTCAGACACTGCTCTCCAAACACTACACATGTCCAGTTACACGTGTATCAATGCAACCTGTTCTCGGACATGCCAAGGTTAGGATACACACATGTATCTGGATTCACCACATCAAGTTTGCATAGGGATTAAAACTTGTAAGGTATCACACACCAGCTTCAATCATAGAGGTGCAACTTGGGTGGAGCTGatgtggctggttgctgaaagcAGCAGCGGCaattcacctgtcactcaagtggccacgacccttaattatgcaaaacCTAATAAAATTCTTAATATAATTCAAAAACTTAATATAAAGGCATAATATTGCACCCCCTGCGCAcagtcatgaagggcaaaataaGCTACATAAACCAAATTCACCTTTTTGTAaaaggctgtaaacatatttattctcctgtaaaatctgtcattttaacatgggggtctatcaGATTGACTCCATTTTGGAGCAtgtctctagtggccagtcacTGAATTGCCATTTAGGTCACTTGCATGTTGGATTCATGAGAGAGACTGCAAGGTTGACCTTCGGCTTCAAAAAGTTGTCCTAAATTCAAAAGACCAAATTGCAGtagtgcagtggttctcaaactgggggcaaTGAGATGGTGGTGGGGcgccccagtttgagaaccactattttataaaatacattaatttatcatgaattctgtgtaattaaacctcagaaaaataagactACTAACCAACCgcactacattgtatattttattacgTTTTTGTTAATTCAAATTGTATGTTTTAcgatgttttatgtcatacattttctttggggggccacaAAGGGCACAAGTGGGGGTCAcggtacacaaggggggccgcacgccgaaaaagtttgagaaccactgcactaGTTAGTTTGTAATATGTGGTAATAAGTCTAAGCTACTTACTTTATAGAGAAATTGCATaaacattgtgttttttttatctttcgGTCTGTGCTTTTGCATCATCTATTTAAAACACCATCCTGCAAACTCACTGATGCCACTTTGTTTGTTTATACAGGCTAAGTGGTGATTAGGAAATTGTTTTGGGTGACTTTCAACTGTGCAACTGGCTTTACAGTCTTAAGAACAAGAAGTTATACTTACATCTGCTTCATATGATTACAGTTTTGTGTCCAGTTTACATTTATCATTCATCTCACTCTGCCTGGTGATTTATTAGGTGACTCAAGTGATCTCAAATTTGTCTCTTCTACACAACCTAATGGTGGAACTGCATAACAAGCTTCAGGTATTTTCTGCTTTAATGTAGAAATCTATCT belongs to Paramisgurnus dabryanus chromosome 2, PD_genome_1.1, whole genome shotgun sequence and includes:
- the poln gene encoding DNA polymerase nu, translating into MDSYLCSSLNAAPLSAAGQIVLAALHLQNPQRCDRSRAIAYGIGFRMFRAINDRNQELFRRENKSCSTMPFSQTYRPESSQLDPIIERQNQYLCTPSQEPNLSKELNLNGLAPINSRHNELRAVTVNEKIADDILKPSTQSVEPVTQEKILPACGFISKEIPQVKSAVTEPQSMTFSKGWIESPRLAEKIPVGYNLLEVHPVKKSSCGWPTLPTTICGINTTSRERGTCYVNTADTQGRNEKRDSFWNNRSDSGGDGFVNEGLIEKANIDSFCEIISKEAKRDHQAVLVQTLPSLLSNAEKSKLHSLETSPCSQNIRNCELSVPLESFSYVQRCGNITALECDQDTFVKSDESVSYLLRPKEDCGSDRREITTGTTNFPQPDGSVFQLKVGERISAIEPASPTITEGMQHSTPSLIQIHPGKVNSSLKHSLKCEPSHMKLSHEAPKITSSPENLICTATSTSSKVQQATVKKGPKRLLKQPNAPQCDVKRLRHPFRSQKESSEGLNESNHSEASKPSERSHTGSPPVIPLLSEMDRKEEMTTATSKGSFNFASDPRVCDTGRLSQEERKCMLEEAGRAKAVVVTMVYQDGTIQLDPEQRSCPAVCGLLVLLKRDLDSEGLEDRPQERVLYLRLEQKPAWAQQELKHKQDAFTREMMLQMLCGTKPFVCFKAKDLFRTALKHFSRDLSWEQVLGCEVMDPQIAAWLLDPADSASCFQTLLSKHYTCPVTRVSMQPVLGHAKVTQVISNLSLLHNLMVELHNKLQTQGLWQLYSGIEQKMIPVLAAMESYKMHVDKEALKRTSEMLGSKLKQLEQEAHQAAGQQFLVSSSAQLRLILFDKLRLHERCENKKLPKTVKQQQSTSETALIQLQNLHSLPKIILEYRQIHKIKTAFVDGILSCTDKTFISSTWNQTSTVSGRLSAKHPNFQALPKQPLQILKKQYVHGKESEVVTVHPRAMFIPREGWTFLSADFRQVELRLLAHLSSDPQLLSIFQKPEADAFTMLAAQWKGMSEDKVSLEDREHAKRIVYSVIYGAGRERLSGILGVNAEEASRFLDTFLQTYREVQAFVQHTIQFCHKHGFVKSIMGRRRSLPQIRSADWSLRNQAERQAVNFMLQGSAADLAKMAMIKICSQVSSTAHTARLVAQIHDELLFEVESSQVHEFAVMVKKTMESIQHIESLGVSLSVPLKVSLSTGQSWGSMCEMNPSCTTSASSP